A single window of Brachyhypopomus gauderio isolate BG-103 chromosome 21, BGAUD_0.2, whole genome shotgun sequence DNA harbors:
- the flna gene encoding filamin-A isoform X4 yields the protein MSQLARLHQSSAGSPVSNASLSPDKDADMPATEKDLAEDAPWKKIQQNTFTRWCNEHLKCVNKRIANLQTDLSDGLRLIGLLEVLSQKKMFRKYNQRPTFRQMQLENVSVALEFLDKENIKLVSIDSKAIVDGNLKLILGLIWTLILHYSISMPMWDEEEDTDDAKQKTPKQRLLGWIQNKLPELPITNFSRDWQSGKALGALVDSCAPGLCPDWDSWDQTKPVDNAREAMQQADEWLGVPQVITPEEIVDPNVDEHSVMTYLSQFPKAKLKPGAPLRPKLNPKKARAYGPGIEPTGNVVMKKAVFTVETISAGQGEVLVYVEDPAGHREEAKVTPNNDKNRTYSVVYVPKVTGLHKVTVLFAGLHISKSPFEVDVGMAQGDSSKVTAQGPGLEAVGNIANKSTYFDVYTAGAGVGEVEVVIVDPSGKKDGVECQTEDKGNSSYRCTYRPTQEGQHIIYVTFAGGQISKSPYTVNVGEACNPSLCRAKGRGLQPKGLRIKETAEFKVYTKGAGTGDLKVTIKGPKGLEEPCKKKDLGDGVYSFDYYPTTPGNYIITITWGGQHIPRSPFEVKVGTEAGLQQVRAWGPGLEGGVVGKSADFVVEAVGDDVGTLGFSVEGPSPAKIECDDKGDGSCDVRYWPTEPGEYAVHVLCKNEDIQLSPFMAEIVPAPDRDFYPDKVKAYGPGLQSAGLAVGKPAEFTVDAKQGGKAPLKIQAQDRDGNPVDVVVTDNGDGTYSCSYNPRKPVKHTVMVSWGGVNIPDSPFRMNIGAGCHPNKVKVSGPGVAKTGLKAFEPTYFTVDCAEAGQGDISIGIKCAPGVVGAAEADIDFDIIRNDNDTFTVKYTPPGAGSYTIMVLFADQAIPMTPIRIKVDPSHDASKVKAEGPGLSRTGVELGVPTHFTVNAKGAGKAKLDAQFTGPNKGEAVRDFDVINNHDNTYTVKYTPVQQGNVGVNVTYGGDPIPKSPFAVAVAPSLDLGKIKVAGLGDKMTVGKDQDITVKTKGAGGQGKVAAKVTGPSGKPVTCKVEPGLSPETSQVRFIPRDKGPYEVELTYDGAPIPGSPFPVEAVASTDPSKVRCSGPGLERAKVGETGQFVVDCTNAGPAELTIEIISDNGTEAEVHIQDNGDGTYTITYIPLYPGAYTLTIRYGGQDVPNFPARLNVEPAVETSGVKVFGPGVEGKGVFREATTDFTVDARALTKSGGKHIKTCINNPSGNRTEALIRDLGDGTYKVEYTPYEEGPHSVAVSYDDAPVPNSPFRVPVTEGCDPARVRVHGPGLQAGITNKPNKFTVETRGAGTGGLGLAMEGPSEAKMSCTDNKDGSCSVEYIPYEPGTYNLNISYGGQPVTGSPFSVPVHDTVDPTKVKCQGQGLGTNVRANIPQVFIVDASKAGVAPLQVRVQGPKGVVEPVEVVDNGDQTHTVSYVPTREGNYSVNVLYADEEIPRSPYKVKVLPTHDASKVRASGPGLNTTGVPASLPVEFTIDAKDAGEGLLAVQITDPEGKPKKANIRDNQDGTYLVSYVPDMTGRYTILIKYGGDEIPYSPYRIRAVPTGDASKCTVTGAGVGPTIQIGEQTVITVDAKAAGKGKVTCTVCTPDGAEVDVDVVENEDGTFDIFYTAPQPGKYVICVRFGGEHIPNSPFQVMATDRAMGMNGLDVAGLRPFDLVIPFTIQKGEITGEVRMPSGKVAKPDITDNKDGTVTVKYAPTEAGLHEMDIKYDGIHIPGSPLQFYVDFVNSGHVTAYGPGLIHGMVNKPAVFTVNTKEAGEGGLSLAIEGPSKADISCTDNQDGTCTVSYLPVLPGDYSILVKYNDKHIPGSPFVAKITGDDSMRMSHLKVGSAADIPLDIGELDLSQLTASLTTPSGREEPCLLKMLRNGHVGISFVPKEIGEHLVNIKKNGRHIPSSPIAVMINQSEIADASRVRVSGQGLSEARTFEPAEFIIDTREAGYGGLSLSIEGPSKVDINTEDQEDGTCKVTYCPTEPGNYIINIKFADQHVPGSAFTVKVSGEGRMKESITRKRTAASVANVGSQCDLSLKIPEINIADMTAQVTSPSGKVHKAEIMEGENNTYCIRFVPTEMGVHTVSVKYQGQHVPGSPFQFTVGPLGEGGAHKVRAGGPGLERAEAGVPAEFSIWTREAGAGGLSIAVEGPSKAEIAFEDRKDGSSGVSYIVQEPGDYEVSIKFNDEHIPDSPFIVPVASPSDDARRLTVASLQESGLKVNQPASFAVSLNGAKGVIDAKVHSPSGALEECCVTEIDEDKYAVRFIPRENGLYLIDVKFNGSHIPGSPFKIRVGETGQAGDPGMVSAYGAGLERGTTGSPCEFIVNTSSAGPGALALTIDGPSKVKMDCLECSEGYKVTYTPMAPGNYLISIKYGGPYHIVGSPFKAKITGSRLVSSHSMHETSSVLVDPVTRSVTSSQQAAPGWSSSDASRVVAKGLGLTKGFVGQKNSFSVDCSKAGRNMLLVGVDGPKVPCEEILVKHLGNRLYNVSYQLKEKGEYILVVKWGDDHIPGSPFHITV from the exons ACAGCAAGGCCATTGTGGATGGGAACCTCAAGCTCATCCTGGGCCTGATATGGACCCTTATCCTGCACTACTCCATCTCCATGCCCATGTGGGACGAGGAGGAAGACACAGACGATGCCAAGCAGAAGACGCCCAAGCAGAGGCTCCTGGGCTGGATCCAGAACAAGCTGCCCGAGCTGCCCATCACCAACTTCAGCCGCGACTGGCAGTCGGGCAAGGCCCTGGGAGCTCTGGTGGACAGCTGTGCTCCAG GTCTGTGTCCAGACTGGGACTCGTGGGATCAGACCAAACCGGTGGACAATGCCCGTGAGGCCATGCAACAGGCTGACGAGTGGCTGGGGGTTCCACAG GTCATAACCCCAGAGGAGATTGTGGACCCTAACGTGGATGAGCACTCTGTCATGACCTACCTGTCGCAGTTCCCCAAAGCCAAGCTAAAGCCTGGTGCCCCCCTGCGCCCAAAACTCAATCCCAAAAAGGCCCGCGCCTACGGGCCAG GTATCGAGCCCACTGgtaatgtggtgatgaagaagGCAGTGTTCACCGTGGAAACCATCAGCGCAGGCCAGGGAGAGGTGCTGGTTTACGTGGAGGACCCAGCCGGCCACCGCGAGGAGGCTAAAGTCACTCCCAACAACGACAAGAATCGTACATACTCAGTAGTGTATGTTCCTAAAGTCACAGGGCTTCATAAG GTGACTGTGCTGTTTGCAGGGCTACACATCTCTAAGAGCCCATTTGAAGTAGATGTGGGGATGGCTCAGGGAGACTCCAGCAAGGTCACTGCCCAGGGGCCTGGCCTAGAGGCTGTGGGCAACATCGCCAACAAGAGCACCTACTTCGATGTCTACACTGCCG GTGCGGGAGTAGGAGAAGTTGAGGTGGTAATTGTGGACCCAAGTGGCAAGAAGGACGGCGTGGAGTGCCAGACTGAGGACAAGGGCAACAGCAGCTACCGCTGCACCTACAGACCCACCCAGGAGGGCCAGCACATCATCTACGTCACGTTTGCTGGAGGCCAGATCTCAAAGAGCCCCTACACGGTCAACGTGGGCGAGG CCTGTAACCCCAGCCTGTGCAGAGCCAAAGGCCGAGGCCTGCAGCCCAAAGGCCTGCGAATCAAGGAGACTGCAGAGTTTAAGGTCTACACCAAAGGAGCTGGCACAGGAGACCTGAAGGTCACCATAAAAGGGCCGA AGGGTCTGGAGGAGCCATGTAAGAAGAAGGACCTGGGAGATGGAGTCTATAGCTTTGATTATTACCCCACCACACCTGGCAACTACATCATCACAATCACCTGGGGTGGCCAGCATATTCCTcgcag CCCATTCGAGGTGAAGGTGGGAACTGAGGCGGGTCTACAGCAGGTGCGAGCGTGGGGCCCAGGGCTGGAGGGCGGAGTCGTCGGCAAGTCCGCCGACTTTGTGGTGGAGGCAGTCGGAGACGACGTTGGCACCTTGG GCTTCTCTGTGGAGGGCCCGTCCCCGGCAAAGATCGAGTGTGATGATAAAGGCGACGGCTCCTGCGACGTGCGCTACTGGCCCACAGAACCGGGAGAGTACGCCGTGCACGTGCTCTGTAAGAACGAGGACATACAGCTCAGCCCCTTCATGGCAGAGATCGTACCTGCGCCAGACAGAGATTTCTACCCTGACAAG GTGAAGGCCTATGGCCCAGGCCTCCAGAGTGCTGGTCTGGCAGTAGGGAAACCAGCAGAGTTCACCGTGGATGCCAAACAGGGTGGTAAAGCTCCTCTGAAGATTCAGGCTCAG GATCGTGATGGAAACCCAGTGGATGTGGTGGTGACTGATAATGGCGATGGGACTTACAGCTGCAGCTACAACCCCCGCAAACCCGTCAAACACACGGTCATGGTGTCCTGGGGTGGGGTCAACATCCCTGACAGCCCCTTCAGG ATGAACATTGGAGCTGGATGCCATCCTAATAAGGTGAAAGTGTCTGGACCTGGTGTTGCCAAGACGGGCCTGAAGGCTTTCGAGCCAACATACTTTACTGTGGATTGTGCGGAAGCTGGCCAAG GTGACATCAGCATCGGGATCAAGTGTGCTCCAGGAGTGGTAGGAGCAGCTGAGGCTGATATTGACTTTGACATCATCAGAAATGATAATGACACCTTCACTGTTAAATACACCCCACCTGGAGCTGGAAGCTACACAATCATGGTTCTGTTTGCTGATCAG GCCATTCCTATGACGCCCATTAGAATTAAAGTGGATCCCTCACACGATGCCAGCAAAGTCAAAGCAGAGGGACCTGGGCTCAGCCGCACTG GTGTGGAACTGGGTGTGCCCACTCACTTCACTGTAAATGCCAAGGGAGCAGGCAAAGCCAAGCTGGATGCCCAGTTCACCGGCCCCAACAAGGGAGAGGCGGTGCGAGACTTTGACGTCATCAACAACCACGACAACACGTACACAGTCAAATACACCCCAGTGCAACAG GGTAATGTTGGTGTGAATGTGACCTATGGTGGTGACCCCATTCCCAAGAGCCCCTTCGCTGTGGCTGTGGCTCCTTCCTTGGATCTCGGCAAGATTAAAGTAGCAGGCCTTGGGGACA AAATGACTGTTGGAAAAGACCAGGACATTACAGTGAAGACTAAGGGTGCAGGAGGCCAGGGTAAGGTTGCCGCAAAGGTGACCGGACCATCTGGTAAACCGGTGACCTGTAAGGTGGAACCAGGTCTAAGCCCAGAGACCAGCCAGGTGCGCTTCATTCCCAGAGACAAAGGACCCTACGAGGTAGAGCTCACGTACGATGGTGCCCCCATCCCAGGAAGCCCCTTCCCCGTAGAGGCTGTGGCTTCCACTGACCCATCAAAG GTTCGCTGCTCTGGCCCAGGCTTGGAACGAGCCAAAGTTGGAGAGACCGGCCAGTTTGTGGTTGACTGCACCAACGCGGGCCCTGCTGAGTTGACTATTGAGATCATCTCCGATAATGGCACTGAGGCTGAAGTCCACATTCAAGATAACGGAGATGGAACTTACACCATCACCTACATACCACTGTACCCTGGAGCCTACACCCTTACCATCCGCTATGGTGGCCAGGATGTTCCAAACTTCCCTGCAAGGCTCAATGTGGAACCAGCTGTAGAAACCAGTGGTGTTAAAGTGTTTGGACCTGGGGTTGAAGGCAAAG GAGTTTTCAGAGAGGCTACCACAGATTTCACCGTTGATGCTCGTGCTCTTACCAAATCTGGAGGCAAACACATAAAGACCTGCATCAATAATCCATCTGGCAACCGCACCGAGGCCCTCATCCGGGACCTGGGAGATGGCACCTACAAAGTGGAGTACACCCCTTATGAAGAAG GTCCACACAGCGTGGCAGTTTCCTATGACGATGCCCCAGTTCCCAACAGCCCATTCCGTGTGCCTGTGACTGAGGGCTGTGACCCAgctcgtgtgcgtgtgcatggcCCAGGACTACAGGCTGGCATCACTAACAAACCCAACAAGTTCACCGTAGAGACCCG TGGGGCTGGTACAGGAGGCTTGGGCCTGGCTATGGAGGGACCCTCTGAGGCAAAGATGTCCTGCACTGATAACAAAGATGGCAGCTGTTCTGTAGAATACATCCCATATGAGCCAGGCACTTATAACCTCAACATCTCCTATGGTGGACAACCAGTAACCG GAAGTCCTTTCTCTGTGCCAGTCCATGATACTGTTGACCCCACAAAGGTCAAATGTCAGGGTCAAGGTCTCGGGACCAACGTGCGTGCCAATATCCCACAGGTCTTCATTGTGGATGCCAGCAAGGCAGGTGTGGCTCCTCTGCAGGTCAGAGTGCAGGGACCCAAAG GTGTGgtggagccagttgaggtggtggATAATGGAGACCAGACTCACACTGTGAGCTACGTGCCCACGAGAGAAGGAAACTATTCTGTTAATGTACTGTATGCTGATGAGGAGATCCCACGCAG TCCTTATAAGGTGAAGGTTCTGCCCACACATGATGCCAGTAAGGTCCGTGCCAGTGGCCCTGGCCTTAATACCACTGGCGTGCCTGCCAGCCTTCCAGTGGAATTTACCATTGATGCGAAGGATGCAGGAGAAGGTCTTCTGGCTGTGCAGATCACC GACCCTGAAGGGAAACCCAAAAAGGCCAATATTCGTGATAATCAGGACGGCACTTATCTGGTGTCTTATGTGCCTGACATGACTGGGCGCTACACCATCCTGATCAAGTATGGTGGGGATGAGATCCCGTACTCCCCATACCGCATCAGAGCTGTGCCCACAGGAGACGCCAGCAAGTGCACTGTGACCG GTGCTGGAGTTGGTCCTACAATCCAAATTGGAGAGCAGACGGTCATCACGGTTGATGCAAAGGCTGCTGGGAAAGGAAAGGTGACGTGCACAGTGTGCACTCCAGATGGCGCAGAGGTGGATGTGGACGTCGTTGAGAATGAGGATGGAACCTTTGATATCTTCTACACAGCACCCCAGCCTGGCAAATATGTCATCTGCGTGCGCTTTGGAGGAGAGCATATCCCCAACAGCCCCTTCCAAGTCATG GCTACTGACAGGGCTATGGGCATGAATGGCCTGGATGTGGCTGGGCTGAGACCCTTTGACCTGGTCATTCCCTTCACCATCCAGAAGGGAGAGATCACAG GTGAAGTAAGAATGCCATCTGGAAAAGTGGCCAAGCCAGACATCACGGATAATAAAGATGGCACTGTTACAGTGAAGTATGCTCCTACGGAAGCCGGACTACACGAGATGGACATCAAATACGATGGAATACATATACCAG GAAGTCCACTGCAGTTCTATGTGGATTTTGTCAACAGTGGACATGTGACTGCTTATGGTCCAGGTCTGATCCATGGCATGGTTAACAAGCCTGCAGTTTTCACCGTCAACACCAAAGAGGCTGGAGAAG GTGGGCTCTCTCTGGCCATTGAGGGGCCTTCAAAAGCAGACATAAGCTGCACAGACAACCAGGATGGCACCTGCACAGTGTCTTACCTGCCTGTTCTGCCTGGAGACTACAGCATCCTTGTCAAGTACAATGATAAGCACATCCCTGGCAGTCCCTTCGTGGCAAAGATCACAG GTGATGACTCAATGCGCATGTCCCATCTGAAAGTGGGCTCTGCTGCTGACATCCCATTGGACATCGGAGAGCTGGACCTGAGTCAGCTGACCGCctccctcaccacaccctctgGTCGTGAAGAGCCATGCCTGCTCAAGATGCTGCGCAATGGACATGTGG GTATCTCCTTTGTGCCCAAGGAGATTGGCGAGCACCTTGTAAACATAAAGAAAAATGGTCGCCATATTCCCAGCAGCCCCATAGCTGTAATGATCAACCAATCGGAAATTGCGGATGCCAGCCGGGTGCGCGTGTCTGGCCAGGGCCTGAGCGAGGCGCGCACCTTTGAGCCAGCGGAGTTCATCATCGATACCAGAGAAGCAG GCTATGGAGGTCTTAGTCTGTCCATTGAGGGGCCCAGTAAGGTGGACATAAACACTGAAGATCAGGAAGATGGAACCTGTAAGGTCACATATTGCCCCACAGAGCCAGGAAATTACATCATCAACATCAAGTTTGCAGACCAGCATGTTCCAG GCAGTGCGTTCACAGTGAAGGTGAGTGGAGAGGGCAGGATGAAGGAAAGTATCACTCGTAAGAGAACTGCTGCATCTGTCGCCAATGTCGGTAGCCAGTGCGACCTGAGTCTGAAGATTCCAg AGATCAACATCGCTGACATGACTGCCCAAGTGACCAGTCCCTCTGGAAAGGTGCACAAGGCTGAGATCATGGAGGGAGAGAACAACACCTACTGCATCCGCTTCGTGCCCACAGAGATGGGTGTCCACACGGTCAGCGTGAAGTACCAGGGCCAACATGTCCCGGGCTCCCCGTTCCAGTTCACCGTGGGACCTCTTGGAGAAGGAGGTGCTCACAAGGTCCGTGCTGGAGGCCCCGGACTGGAGAGGGCAGAAGCAGGAGttccag CCGAATTCAGCATATGGACACGTGAGGCTGGAGCTGGAGGATTGTCCATTGCAGTAGAAGGACCGAGCAAGGCTGAGATTGCCTTCGAAGACCGTAAAGATGGGTCGAGTGGCGTCTCCTACATTGTCCAGGAACCTG GAGATTATGAGGTTTCCATCAAGTTCAATGATGAACACATCCCCGACAGCCCCTTCATCGTGCCTGTCGCATCACCTTCTGACGACGCCCGGCGTCTTACTGTTGCCAGCCTTCAG GAGTCCGGCTTAAAGGTGAACCAACCAGCTTCATTTGCTGTGAGCCTGAATGGGGCGAAGGGTGTCATTGACGCTAAAGTTCACAGCCCATCTGGAGCTTTGGAGGAATGCTGCGTCACTGAAATCGATGAAG ACAAGTATGCAGTGAGATTCATTCCAAGGGAGAATGGCCTGTATCTGATTGATGTGAAGTTCAATGGCTCTCACATCCCTGGAAGCCCCTTCAAGATCCGTGTGGGGGAGACTGGCCAGGCTGGTGACCCAGGCATGGTGTCTGCTTATGGGGCTGGCCTAGAGAGAGGCACAACTG GATCACCATGCGAGTTCATAGTAAACACGAGCTCAGCTGGTCCAGGAGCACTGGCGCTGACTATTGATGGGCCCTCAAAGGTGAAGATGGACTGTCTGGAGTGCTCAGAGGGATACAAGGTCACCTACACACCAATGGCACCTGGAAACTACCTAATCTCCATTAAATATGGTGGACCATACCATATTGTTGGCAGCCCCTTTAAGGCTAAAATTACTG gttcTCGTTTGGTCAGTAGCCACAGCATGCATGAGACCTCATCAGTGCTGGTTGATCCTGTGACCCGCAGTGTGACTTCCAGCCAGCAGGCGGCGCCAGGCTGGTCTAGCTCTGATGCCAGCCGTGTTGTGGCCAAGGGTCTGGGGCTCACAAAGGGCTTTGTTGGCCAGAAAAATAGCTTCAGCGTAGATTGTAGCAAAGCAG GAAGAAACATGCTGCTGGTGGGAGTTGATGGACCTAAAGTACCATGTGAAGAGATCCTGGTCAAACATCTGGGCAACCGCCTCTATAACGTGTCCTACCAGCTGAAAGAGAAGGGCGAGTACATCCTGGTGGTGAAGTGGGGTGATGACCACATTCCTGGGAGCCCATTTCACATCACTGTGTAA